One part of the Aurantibacillus circumpalustris genome encodes these proteins:
- a CDS encoding transglycosylase SLT domain-containing protein, protein MRIVLLVSVLLFAEVMFSCAVDDSLAKKTNTQASNEKCYKGVVGIMNPLTNCNENYIFDKSIYHLKVDTLPQIKFWRNIMNMPADTAFICVAESRSIVEKVCLKEWNSKSDSAKKYYRDSVRLANNLDTTSRLLLTSGKKFFYDFDRTSLNFDRGIRCFIQNKVDPWYAQAILLIESPNKLQKSNVGAYGPFQLMKDVARMYGLKVNKSIDERSDFERSAYAASSLIKNICVPRARRIIDSLHICNYNEDELWFRLLVMHIYHAGAYNVQKAVFSFCPTEGNMDLIFTLWKTREGRFKGSSQNYSQLVLAAMLEMNERNPALDKELFLNASVEDQLNFSPSKN, encoded by the coding sequence ATGCGAATTGTCCTTTTAGTTAGTGTACTCCTTTTTGCAGAAGTCATGTTTTCATGCGCCGTTGATGATTCTTTGGCGAAAAAGACCAATACTCAAGCCTCTAACGAAAAATGTTACAAGGGTGTAGTGGGTATTATGAATCCATTAACCAATTGTAACGAGAATTATATTTTCGATAAATCTATCTATCATTTAAAAGTAGATACACTTCCACAAATTAAATTTTGGCGTAATATTATGAATATGCCTGCCGATACTGCTTTTATATGTGTTGCCGAGTCACGCAGTATTGTTGAAAAGGTTTGTTTAAAAGAATGGAACTCAAAAAGTGACTCCGCTAAAAAGTATTATAGAGATAGTGTTAGACTTGCCAATAACTTAGATACTACAAGCAGATTGCTTCTCACCTCAGGAAAAAAATTCTTTTATGATTTTGATAGAACTTCCTTAAATTTTGACAGAGGTATTCGTTGTTTTATTCAGAACAAAGTAGATCCGTGGTATGCACAGGCAATCTTATTGATTGAGAGTCCGAATAAATTACAAAAATCAAATGTCGGTGCTTACGGTCCTTTTCAATTGATGAAAGATGTGGCGCGCATGTATGGTTTAAAAGTGAATAAATCTATTGATGAACGTTCCGATTTTGAACGCAGCGCATACGCTGCCAGCAGTCTTATCAAAAACATTTGTGTTCCAAGAGCAAGACGCATTATCGATTCTTTACATATTTGTAACTATAACGAAGACGAACTTTGGTTTCGTTTGCTCGTTATGCACATTTATCACGCCGGTGCTTATAATGTGCAAAAGGCGGTGTTTTCTTTTTGTCCGACCGAAGGCAACATGGATTTAATTTTTACTTTATGGAAAACCCGCGAAGGGCGTTTTAAAGGCTCGTCTCAAAATTACTCACAACTTGTTTTGGCTGCGATGCTAGAAATGAATGAGCGTAATCCGGCATTAGATAAAGAACTATTTTTAAATGCTTCTGTAGAAGATCAATTGAATTTTTCACCGTCGAAGAATTAG
- a CDS encoding BspA family leucine-rich repeat surface protein, producing MAIRRVPVEEGQSVWDLALQYYGSTEGLLQLAADNVGVINLETSPEPGSLILIDDSKVINKDVVALLKQKGIRPNNAIEAEGIILPPPPYISAVTSTAILNSIINSGYVGGIGPSLPSSLFSVQAEGLTGSGNITATPSVNLEVKVGGVWISTPFLIPFVDGEVFTGLVYQVRIKAGLVVGTYNETLTLAGAGATDFIMTVEGEVTAPNYFAITVKTDNAGTSASNQFRLPLNPAYSYNCIIEWGDGTSTFQVTHASPTHTYPAPGTYQIKILNNFPAINFASGDDCYKLLSIDNWGDQVWKSFKDAFFGCANLVANYSDVPNTSNVTDFSNAFRSCSVFNGVLNIDTSAAVTLRGMFASCTVFNQPLNSWNTSNVVDISLLFYQAPAFNQPLNSWNTSNVTVMLEIFESATSFNGDISTWDVSNVSDMRYVFYGAVAFNGNISLWNVSSVTDMSYMFYGAQSFNKNIGSWNVSSVTNMSYMLYYCQSFNQNIGAWDVSSVTNMSFMFYSAVSFNKNIGTWDVSSVTNMSAMLCSCLSFNQPLNTWNVSSVTNMSLLFYNAQSFNQNLNSWNVSNVTNMLELFESAIVFNGDITAWDVSNVTDMRYMFYNCQSFNKNIGGWDVSSVTTMAYMFAYCGIDQDISSWDVSNVTSFTEFMLGKSAAGFSAANLDLIYNTWSALTLQPNVNINFNTIKYTAGGSAGKAILTGAPNNWTITDGGI from the coding sequence ATGGCAATTAGACGCGTACCTGTTGAGGAAGGACAAAGTGTGTGGGATTTAGCTTTACAGTATTACGGAAGTACTGAAGGTCTTTTGCAATTGGCGGCAGATAACGTTGGTGTGATAAATTTAGAAACGAGCCCTGAGCCGGGCTCATTGATTTTAATTGACGATTCGAAAGTAATAAATAAGGATGTTGTTGCGCTTTTAAAACAAAAAGGGATTAGGCCGAATAATGCGATTGAGGCGGAGGGAATTATTTTACCGCCGCCACCTTATATAAGTGCGGTTACAAGTACCGCTATTTTAAATAGCATTATTAATTCGGGTTATGTTGGTGGAATAGGACCATCATTGCCGTCTTCTTTATTTTCAGTTCAAGCGGAAGGTTTAACTGGTTCAGGAAACATTACCGCAACGCCTTCAGTAAATTTAGAGGTTAAGGTTGGCGGTGTTTGGATTAGCACACCGTTTCTAATTCCATTTGTGGATGGTGAAGTTTTCACGGGATTAGTTTATCAAGTAAGAATTAAAGCAGGTTTAGTGGTAGGCACTTACAATGAAACTTTAACACTTGCTGGTGCTGGTGCAACTGATTTTATAATGACTGTAGAAGGCGAAGTAACCGCACCTAATTATTTTGCAATAACGGTTAAAACAGATAACGCTGGTACAAGTGCGAGTAATCAATTTAGATTACCATTAAACCCAGCTTATAGTTACAATTGTATTATTGAATGGGGCGATGGGACTTCGACTTTTCAAGTAACACACGCCAGCCCAACGCATACATATCCAGCACCGGGCACTTATCAAATAAAAATATTAAACAATTTCCCTGCAATAAATTTTGCTAGTGGTGATGATTGTTATAAACTACTTTCTATTGACAATTGGGGCGATCAGGTTTGGAAGTCTTTTAAAGATGCTTTTTTTGGTTGTGCAAATCTCGTTGCAAATTATAGTGATGTTCCTAATACATCTAACGTTACTGATTTTTCAAATGCATTTAGATCATGCTCTGTGTTTAATGGAGTTTTAAATATAGATACAAGTGCAGCTGTTACTTTGCGCGGCATGTTTGCTAGTTGTACAGTATTTAACCAGCCTTTAAATTCTTGGAACACATCGAACGTTGTGGACATTAGTCTTTTGTTTTACCAAGCACCGGCTTTTAATCAGCCTTTAAATTCATGGAATACTTCAAATGTAACTGTTATGTTGGAGATATTTGAATCTGCTACATCTTTTAATGGAGATATAAGCACTTGGGATGTTTCAAACGTATCAGACATGAGATATGTTTTCTATGGTGCAGTTGCCTTTAATGGAAATATTAGCTTATGGAACGTTTCAAGCGTTACAGACATGAGCTATATGTTTTATGGAGCTCAATCTTTTAATAAAAATATTGGTAGTTGGAACGTTTCAAGCGTAACAAACATGAGCTACATGCTATATTACTGCCAATCATTTAATCAAAATATTGGTGCATGGGATGTTTCAAGCGTAACAAATATGAGTTTTATGTTTTATTCCGCTGTATCCTTCAATAAAAACATTGGTACATGGGACGTTTCAAGCGTTACTAATATGTCTGCTATGCTTTGTAGTTGCCTTTCGTTTAATCAGCCATTAAACACTTGGAATGTTTCAAGCGTGACAAACATGAGTTTACTTTTTTATAACGCTCAATCATTTAATCAAAATTTAAATTCTTGGAACGTTTCAAACGTAACCAATATGCTTGAGCTGTTTGAGTCTGCAATAGTTTTTAATGGAGATATCACAGCTTGGGATGTTTCAAATGTGACTGATATGAGATACATGTTTTATAATTGTCAGTCTTTTAATAAAAATATTGGTGGTTGGGATGTTTCAAGTGTAACCACTATGGCATATATGTTTGCTTATTGTGGAATAGATCAAGATATAAGTTCTTGGGACGTTTCAAATGTTACTTCATTCACAGAGTTTATGCTAGGAAAATCTGCTGCTGGTTTTTCAGCTGCTAATCTAGATTTAATTTATAATACATGGTCTGCATTGACATTACAACCAAACGTAAATATAAACTTCAACACAATTAAATACACAGCTGGCGGTTCGGCAGGAAAAGCAATATTAACCGGCGCGCCAAATAATTGGACTATAACTGATGGTGGAATTTAA
- a CDS encoding DUF2586 family protein codes for MAKPGTNTTIGGSLGKIDAVEDGNSILVLSGVAVGGKFALGDVLGPFLELGDAELMGIDEAYDTTNTTIAWKHIKDFYVEAPKGTKLWVMVVAMTQTLTVTATAATANGYKKAVDFVEGNAPLVGLTFTPDGSYTPTYDGQLEADLLTALAQIKITAEAHRLTKDPYRVIVEGRNFQGTPASLTNYRASGTTPGVNRAMVVIGNDYAYGEGAGYKSKYASVGAALGRAAANKVNRNIGRVKSGSLSSITTGGLSNGAKISTITDTQQGLISDYGYVFMLKHKRKSGFFFNDDHMACVSTDTYGQLTNGRTVDKIDKIVHATNIEEILDEVEVDPATGQLDATTAKHYESLLEDAVNDQMGGSNKEISGLKAFVDPAQNIISLSALVEKLTTVPTGTLRQINTTIELAASLD; via the coding sequence ATGGCTAAACCGGGAACAAATACAACAATTGGCGGATCACTTGGAAAAATTGACGCTGTTGAAGATGGTAATTCAATTCTAGTACTTAGCGGCGTTGCCGTTGGAGGAAAATTTGCACTTGGTGATGTACTAGGTCCATTTTTAGAATTAGGTGATGCTGAGTTAATGGGAATTGATGAAGCTTATGATACCACAAACACAACAATTGCGTGGAAGCATATTAAAGACTTTTATGTTGAAGCACCAAAAGGCACTAAGCTTTGGGTAATGGTTGTGGCAATGACACAAACATTAACTGTAACTGCTACGGCAGCAACAGCAAACGGCTACAAAAAAGCGGTTGATTTTGTAGAAGGTAACGCGCCACTTGTTGGTTTAACTTTTACGCCTGATGGAAGTTATACGCCAACGTATGATGGACAACTTGAAGCTGATCTTTTAACCGCTTTGGCACAAATAAAAATTACTGCTGAAGCACATCGTTTAACTAAAGACCCTTACCGCGTTATTGTTGAAGGCCGAAATTTTCAAGGCACTCCAGCCTCGTTAACTAATTACCGTGCATCGGGCACAACGCCGGGCGTAAACCGTGCGATGGTTGTTATTGGTAACGATTATGCTTACGGCGAGGGTGCTGGTTACAAAAGTAAATACGCATCGGTAGGTGCTGCACTTGGCAGAGCAGCTGCAAATAAAGTAAATAGAAATATTGGCCGCGTAAAAAGCGGATCGCTTTCGAGCATTACAACCGGAGGACTTTCGAATGGCGCAAAAATTAGCACAATTACCGACACTCAACAAGGTTTAATTAGTGATTATGGTTATGTGTTTATGCTTAAACACAAACGTAAATCGGGTTTCTTTTTTAACGACGATCACATGGCTTGTGTATCGACTGATACTTATGGCCAGTTAACCAATGGCCGCACGGTTGATAAAATTGATAAGATTGTTCACGCAACAAACATTGAGGAGATACTTGATGAAGTTGAAGTTGATCCGGCAACCGGACAACTGGATGCAACAACAGCGAAACATTACGAGTCGCTGCTTGAAGATGCGGTTAACGATCAAATGGGTGGAAGCAACAAAGAAATTTCGGGACTGAAAGCGTTTGTTGATCCGGCTCAAAATATTATTAGCCTGAGTGCGCTTGTTGAAAAACTCACTACTGTACCAACAGGTACGTTGAGACAAATTAACACAACTATTGAATTAGCTGCCTCACTCGACTAA
- a CDS encoding CHAP domain-containing protein, with protein sequence MAKNMRGAACLLWLFISLCSNGQSNIRAKRQAVIDTALSQVGVREATGKNDGREVEKYLKIVGLGKGYAWCAAFVSWDYKVNRITTFKTAWAPAWFPENRILFKGTVLKINTTPQPGDLGGLWINKRIGHVFIIYAWGDKTVKTIEGNTNEAGSREGDGVYIKRRLRKQIYTVSNWID encoded by the coding sequence ATGGCAAAAAATATGCGCGGTGCTGCTTGTTTACTTTGGTTATTTATTAGCCTTTGTAGCAATGGCCAAAGCAATATAAGAGCAAAGAGGCAAGCTGTAATTGACACCGCGCTTTCGCAAGTTGGTGTGCGTGAAGCCACCGGAAAAAATGACGGCAGAGAGGTTGAGAAATACCTTAAAATTGTCGGCCTTGGAAAAGGTTATGCTTGGTGCGCTGCTTTTGTAAGCTGGGATTACAAAGTAAATAGAATAACAACTTTTAAAACCGCATGGGCTCCGGCTTGGTTTCCTGAAAACAGAATTTTATTTAAAGGAACGGTTTTAAAAATAAACACAACACCACAACCGGGAGACCTTGGCGGCTTGTGGATTAACAAAAGAATAGGTCACGTTTTTATCATTTATGCTTGGGGTGATAAAACAGTAAAAACAATAGAAGGCAATACCAATGAGGCAGGAAGCAGAGAGGGAGATGGAGTGTATATAAAAAGACGATTAAGAAAACAAATATATACAGTTAGTAACTGGATTGATTAG
- a CDS encoding DUF255 domain-containing protein translates to MFNKALLLSIFSLAFTILPAQNEDGLVTWLSLKEAQEKNKEIKKPFLIDIYTDWCGWCKHMMKTTYSNPGLASYINTHFYPVKFNAETKDTIEYNGKIYKPLSDQPKTPHELAVKFMGDRLSYPSTMFVTNNFEYNLLTQGYLEDKKIEPLLIFIVENAWQTSVYEEFQKHFNNTFIDTNFAKTPVKHYSFQEVEKLQKKKPKKVLVTFSADFCNTCKVMNATTFIDTSIASYINKNYYLVNLNVTSTDTIVFKNEKYYNTLVNNFPLHTLSLKVTGNRLVFPSLCLLDEQLNTIDVLNYYQSPEHIKPILKYIASDSYKTKNFNDYMQEYLNPKPVKTGKK, encoded by the coding sequence TCACTTGCATTTACAATTTTACCCGCTCAAAATGAAGACGGTCTGGTTACTTGGTTGAGTTTAAAAGAGGCTCAGGAAAAAAATAAGGAAATAAAAAAACCATTTTTAATTGACATTTATACGGATTGGTGCGGCTGGTGCAAACACATGATGAAAACTACTTATTCTAATCCTGGATTGGCGAGTTACATCAATACCCATTTTTATCCTGTAAAATTTAACGCAGAGACCAAAGATACTATTGAGTATAATGGTAAAATCTACAAACCTCTATCTGACCAACCCAAAACGCCTCATGAACTTGCTGTAAAATTTATGGGTGATAGATTAAGTTACCCATCTACTATGTTTGTTACCAATAATTTTGAATACAATCTTTTAACACAAGGTTATTTGGAGGATAAAAAAATAGAACCTCTTTTAATTTTTATAGTAGAAAATGCCTGGCAGACGTCGGTTTATGAGGAATTTCAAAAGCACTTTAATAATACCTTTATTGATACCAATTTCGCTAAAACTCCTGTGAAACACTATTCTTTTCAAGAAGTAGAAAAACTGCAAAAGAAAAAACCTAAAAAAGTACTGGTAACATTTAGTGCTGACTTTTGTAATACCTGCAAGGTTATGAATGCCACTACATTTATTGATACCAGTATTGCTTCGTACATTAATAAAAATTATTACCTCGTCAACCTTAACGTAACCTCAACGGATACTATTGTTTTTAAAAACGAAAAGTACTATAACACGCTGGTCAACAATTTTCCGCTGCACACCCTAAGTTTAAAAGTTACGGGTAATCGACTTGTTTTTCCTTCCCTTTGTCTTTTAGATGAGCAATTAAATACGATTGATGTTTTAAATTATTATCAGTCGCCCGAACATATAAAACCAATTTTAAAGTATATTGCGAGCGATAGTTACAAAACAAAAAATTTTAACGATTACATGCAGGAGTACTTAAATCCTAAACCGGTAAAAACAGGTAAAAAATGA
- a CDS encoding phage capsid protein, whose translation MKKIGFITSFLLGILTAAFVALPVASHLELNPAPIAAGLFAMPFAVKFCVNAYYGFMPRQSNFAYMAVQKENWVDYIMKNLFKDNEFLTKCYDESDSVLNGSVVHIPQTGAKPTIVKNRSSYPATAVQRTDTDVTYAIDNYTSDPTHIQFAEEKEASYDKMDSVLGEHMEAMNEAIAEDLLYKWAPTTAGTIHRTTGAVADAIALAPGATGTRKPLTLADLRAAKVKMNKAGIAKADRYALIPEDMLSQLMADTALTNSYTQQLMDLKEGTVPKIEGFLIYTRANASIYDNTGTPVPKLITAATAVTDNLSVLCWQKNAVCKARGTVDFFENKKDALYHGDVYSIGVRCGGRKRRTNAEGVIAIVQTT comes from the coding sequence ATGAAAAAAATAGGATTTATAACCAGTTTCCTTTTAGGAATATTAACGGCGGCCTTTGTTGCGCTACCCGTAGCGAGTCACTTAGAGTTAAACCCGGCACCGATTGCCGCTGGTTTATTTGCCATGCCTTTTGCCGTTAAATTTTGTGTTAACGCATATTACGGCTTTATGCCGCGCCAAAGCAATTTTGCTTATATGGCCGTGCAAAAAGAAAATTGGGTTGATTACATTATGAAAAACTTGTTTAAAGATAATGAGTTTTTAACCAAGTGTTATGATGAAAGCGACTCGGTATTAAACGGATCGGTTGTGCATATACCGCAAACCGGAGCGAAACCTACCATTGTGAAAAACAGAAGTTCGTACCCTGCCACAGCTGTTCAAAGAACAGATACGGATGTTACTTACGCAATTGATAATTACACTAGTGATCCAACACACATTCAATTTGCTGAAGAAAAAGAGGCAAGTTATGATAAGATGGATAGTGTTTTAGGTGAGCACATGGAAGCGATGAACGAAGCTATTGCAGAGGATTTGCTTTATAAATGGGCGCCTACTACAGCAGGAACAATTCACAGAACTACCGGAGCGGTTGCGGACGCAATTGCATTAGCACCGGGCGCAACTGGAACTCGTAAGCCATTAACGCTTGCAGATTTACGCGCAGCAAAAGTAAAAATGAATAAAGCTGGTATTGCTAAAGCAGACCGTTACGCTTTAATTCCTGAAGATATGCTTTCACAATTAATGGCTGATACTGCTCTTACAAATTCATACACACAGCAATTAATGGATTTAAAAGAAGGTACTGTGCCAAAAATAGAAGGCTTTTTAATATACACTCGTGCAAACGCTTCAATTTATGATAACACTGGTACGCCAGTACCTAAATTGATTACAGCTGCAACAGCGGTAACGGATAACCTTTCTGTTTTATGCTGGCAAAAAAATGCGGTTTGTAAAGCTCGCGGTACTGTAGACTTTTTTGAAAACAAAAAAGATGCGCTTTACCACGGTGATGTTTACTCGATAGGAGTTAGATGCGGCGGCCGTAAACGTAGAACAAACGCTGAAGGAGTTATTGCAATTGTTCAAACAACCTAG
- a CDS encoding DUF6046 domain-containing protein: protein MAGDLNIRTSEFTQVVTNKTALVKKSKYDLRILDMLRFSFGYRRIYFPTVGKTKKGLVNEYDDLKAVEFDVNNRSAYLNTPILMPLKIQISAKGEELEYFTLPNEPIIEIRGSKKRVDTDIDGQDGTFKELYSLGDYKITIRGIAVDEDYDREEYPEDIVRKLRTIYELKHHLEVECPLFTIFNIKYISFDDFSLIPQPGEQSMAPYEFVASSDKEYKLELKRKSAS from the coding sequence ATGGCAGGTGATTTAAATATAAGAACATCAGAGTTTACGCAGGTGGTTACTAATAAAACCGCGCTGGTAAAAAAATCAAAGTATGATTTGAGAATCTTAGACATGCTGAGATTTTCGTTTGGTTACAGAAGGATATATTTTCCTACGGTTGGCAAAACAAAAAAGGGACTTGTAAATGAATACGATGATTTAAAAGCTGTTGAATTTGATGTTAATAATAGAAGCGCATATTTGAACACACCTATTTTAATGCCGCTTAAAATTCAGATTAGCGCGAAGGGCGAGGAGCTTGAATATTTTACTTTACCGAACGAACCAATTATTGAAATACGCGGTTCTAAAAAAAGAGTAGACACAGATATTGATGGGCAAGATGGAACGTTTAAAGAGTTGTACAGTTTAGGTGATTACAAAATCACTATTCGCGGCATTGCAGTTGACGAGGATTATGACCGCGAAGAGTACCCTGAAGATATTGTTAGAAAACTAAGAACGATTTACGAGTTAAAGCACCATTTAGAGGTTGAATGTCCGTTGTTTACAATCTTCAATATTAAATACATCAGTTTTGATGATTTTAGTTTAATACCGCAACCGGGCGAACAAAGCATGGCACCTTATGAGTTTGTTGCGTCGAGTGACAAAGAATATAAACTTGAATTAAAAAGAAAATCCGCATCGTAA
- a CDS encoding phage tail tape measure protein — protein MSVKLTEWRLKMTDQVGSVLSKLNSAADKTASKMGGIQSKLNSGKFTEFTSEIPQAGRAMDLLGSRWALAGAGAFAAGALMYKSADLALDYETAMAKVNATAQLTPTALAALKSELVGIGEDSAGNFMRIPDAFEKINSQVNNVTKSLDILKIANKGAKAGFVDIDLAAGALAQTLSIVGERDTAEGIMDTLLKAKAVGAGEFEDFARYLPQLIASGDNLNIGHKDVAGLFSYMTAKGQSSSDSAMLLQNAFTAMGKSEIQGGFAKQGIHLFDKEGNVRDLGIFFKELQGKLGKFNAESKSNWLEAVGLKDAQAKNAFSVLAGDADKLLSVMDQVRASTGELNKQLDVTESKSRSWAEIGDKMKSWMLDIGDFLLPIVDRLIKGAEQLYQNAHEVDPSKMQVYKMQIDQKLSHEYAQEQFTKKHGFSLPEGGKHIPELAKNEVPDKERTVNLKYKTEYEELYNRNLAKLDGKSFGGDYDKWKKDQQDKLVPKKEEKKDLFHNDKKKKKHLKEGIDNINQGGQRIINVQFGKLNENIIIQPQTLKEGTAEVTLDLEEMLVRAIEGAEVSVANE, from the coding sequence ATGAGCGTAAAACTGACAGAATGGAGATTGAAGATGACTGACCAAGTCGGCTCCGTTCTGTCTAAGTTAAACTCTGCCGCCGATAAAACAGCCTCTAAAATGGGAGGCATTCAAAGCAAATTAAACTCAGGAAAATTTACCGAATTTACAAGTGAAATACCACAAGCCGGACGCGCTATGGATTTACTTGGTAGCCGTTGGGCACTTGCAGGAGCAGGAGCATTTGCGGCAGGAGCGTTAATGTACAAAAGTGCAGACTTAGCACTTGATTACGAAACCGCAATGGCAAAAGTAAATGCCACCGCTCAATTAACACCTACGGCACTCGCGGCTTTAAAATCTGAATTAGTTGGTATTGGCGAAGATAGCGCAGGAAATTTTATGCGCATACCTGATGCATTTGAAAAAATTAATAGTCAGGTAAATAACGTTACAAAATCACTCGACATTTTAAAGATTGCCAACAAAGGCGCAAAAGCTGGTTTTGTTGACATTGACCTTGCGGCAGGAGCATTGGCGCAAACGTTAAGTATTGTAGGCGAAAGGGATACTGCTGAAGGTATTATGGACACTTTATTGAAAGCAAAAGCGGTTGGTGCTGGTGAGTTTGAAGATTTTGCAAGATATCTTCCGCAGTTAATTGCTTCAGGTGACAATTTAAATATTGGCCATAAAGATGTGGCAGGATTGTTTTCTTACATGACCGCTAAAGGGCAAAGCAGCAGCGATAGTGCCATGTTATTACAAAACGCTTTTACTGCAATGGGAAAAAGTGAAATACAAGGCGGTTTTGCAAAACAAGGCATTCATTTATTTGATAAAGAAGGTAACGTGCGCGACTTAGGTATTTTCTTTAAAGAGTTGCAAGGCAAGCTCGGCAAGTTTAATGCTGAAAGTAAGAGTAATTGGTTGGAGGCTGTTGGTTTAAAAGATGCGCAAGCAAAAAACGCATTTTCTGTTTTGGCTGGTGATGCGGATAAGCTTTTAAGTGTTATGGATCAGGTGCGAGCTAGTACAGGCGAACTTAACAAGCAACTTGATGTTACAGAATCTAAATCACGAAGTTGGGCAGAGATTGGCGATAAAATGAAATCGTGGATGTTGGACATTGGTGATTTTCTTTTACCGATTGTTGATCGTTTAATTAAAGGCGCAGAGCAGTTGTATCAAAACGCTCACGAGGTTGATCCTAGTAAAATGCAAGTATACAAAATGCAGATAGACCAAAAATTATCGCATGAGTATGCTCAAGAGCAGTTTACTAAAAAACACGGTTTTAGTTTACCTGAAGGTGGTAAACATATACCTGAATTAGCTAAGAATGAAGTGCCGGATAAAGAGCGAACCGTAAACCTAAAATATAAAACCGAATACGAGGAGCTTTATAACAGAAATTTAGCAAAGCTTGATGGTAAGAGTTTTGGCGGTGATTATGATAAGTGGAAAAAAGACCAACAAGATAAACTTGTGCCGAAAAAGGAAGAGAAGAAAGATCTTTTTCACAACGACAAAAAGAAAAAGAAACATTTAAAAGAAGGCATTGATAACATTAACCAAGGTGGGCAGCGCATTATCAATGTTCAATTTGGGAAACTAAACGAAAATATAATTATACAACCACAAACTTTAAAAGAAGGCACAGCAGAGGTTACTCTAGATTTAGAGGAAATGCTAGTTAGAGCAATTGAAGGCGCGGAAGTAAGTGTTGCGAACGAATAA
- a CDS encoding DNA adenine methylase: MKTPITYYGGKQKLAATILKLIPTHKLYCEPFIGGAAIFFAKEPSAVEVINDVNSEMINFYRVVQNDFISLEKHIRITLHSRQSFREASVIYNNPQMFNEIQRAWAVWCLASQGFAGIIDGSWGYDIVKNTTTKKISNKRSSFTEDYAIRLQNVQIECTDALRIISSRDNKDAFFYCDPPYFNSDCAHYDGYSLQDFENLLKMLAGIKGKFLLSSYPSPILKSYIKAHKWHSFEIKAGVSVANNNSSKGQKIKTEVLTANYPIKL, translated from the coding sequence ATGAAAACGCCAATCACTTATTACGGTGGCAAACAAAAGTTAGCCGCAACAATTTTAAAATTAATCCCTACCCATAAACTCTACTGTGAGCCATTTATTGGAGGCGCGGCAATCTTCTTTGCCAAAGAGCCATCAGCGGTTGAAGTGATTAATGATGTTAATTCTGAAATGATAAACTTTTACAGAGTTGTGCAAAATGATTTTATTAGTTTAGAGAAACACATAAGGATCACATTGCACAGCCGTCAGTCGTTTCGTGAAGCTTCAGTTATTTACAACAACCCACAAATGTTTAACGAAATTCAAAGGGCGTGGGCTGTTTGGTGTTTAGCTTCACAAGGTTTCGCTGGTATTATTGATGGTTCGTGGGGATATGATATTGTAAAAAACACAACAACCAAGAAAATAAGCAATAAACGGTCAAGTTTTACCGAAGATTACGCAATTAGGCTTCAGAATGTACAGATTGAGTGTACTGATGCTTTGCGGATAATTAGTTCAAGAGATAACAAGGATGCGTTTTTTTATTGCGATCCACCGTATTTTAACTCAGATTGTGCGCATTATGATGGTTATTCGTTACAAGACTTTGAAAATCTACTTAAAATGCTGGCAGGGATTAAAGGAAAGTTTCTTTTGAGTAGTTATCCCAGCCCAATCTTAAAAAGCTATATAAAAGCCCACAAATGGCATTCATTTGAAATTAAAGCCGGGGTATCGGTGGCAAATAATAATAGTAGCAAAGGCCAAAAAATAAAGACCGAAGTATTAACGGCAAACTATCCAATTAAGTTGTAA